From Xiphophorus couchianus chromosome 4, X_couchianus-1.0, whole genome shotgun sequence, a single genomic window includes:
- the LOC114143193 gene encoding AFG3-like protein 1, with the protein MWSFRNRARTVRTWRQNFFTVSATLRSKGASMALLIQGRCGELHQHSFARLLCSNRPLKGFEKLFPKRKEGTGSRTSAENKRSREQDSLRTERREGNDGRGERGGGEKERSQWWKRFKKDFAFDERTVQNFALGAAGMTTAFLYFHFRETGVQISWQDFVLYLSKGVVGRVAVVNKQYVKVFPADGVNSSEVDYLWFNIGSVASFEHKLEMVQEEMGLDSTQKVPVLYTSESDGTMVLSVLPTFLLAGFLLFAKRQGPIAGAHGGSLKGNPFSMKASKAKIIKDFGNVCFKDVAGCEEAKLEILEFVNFLKNPNQYRELGAKIPKGALLSGSPGTGKTLLAKATAGEASVPFITVNGSEFQEVFAGVGPARMRDVFAMARKMAPCIVFIDEIDAVGRKRGSGSFGWQSEQENTLNQLLVEMDGFNSSTDIVVLAGTNRADVLDPALLRPGRFDRHVYLGLPDIKGRASIFKVHLRPLKLEPCLNLEALSRKLAAQTPGFTGAEIANVCNEAALRAARHVSQCISAEHFEQAVERVIGGLDKNTQPLQLLEKTTVAYHRAGHAVAGWFLEHAEPLLKVSIAPRGRGLGYAQYLSKELHLLNQDQLFDRMCMMLGGRVAEQVFFRRVSTGSQDDLRKVTQMAYEQVVQFGMNKAVGHVSFDLHLQQNAVTEKPYSESAAQLIDQEVRSLVDVAFQRTLQLVVDKKEMVEKVAKRLLEKEILDRTDMVELLGPRPFQENGSYEELCEALEYEEETPQPEGLKCGEDEKQNKSPFHMLH; encoded by the exons ATGTGGTCTTTTCGGAACCGAGCGCGGACGGTTCGGACGTGGAGACaaaactttttcacagtttcagCTACTTTGCGCTCCAAAGGGGCTTCG ATGGCATTGCTCATTCAGGGAAGATGTGGAGAACTGCATCAACACAGCTTTGCACGGCTGCTCTGCTCAAACAGGCCTCTGAAAG GTTTTGAAAAGTTGTTCCCGAAGAGAAAGGAAGGAACTGGCAGCCGAACATCAGCAGAaa atAAAAGAAGTAGAGAGCAAGACTCACTTCGAACCGAAAGGCGTGAAGGGAATGATGGCAGGGgtgaaagaggaggaggagaaaaggagagATCTCAGTGGTGGAAACGATTCAAG AAAGATTTTGCCTTTGATGAAAGGACTGTGCAGAACTTTGCTCTCGGCGCTGCGGGCATGACCACGGCCTTTTTGTACTTCCACTTCAGGGAAACTGGAGTCCAGATCTCCTGGCAGGATTTTGTTCTGTATCTGAGCAAAGGCGTG GTTGGTCGTGTAGCTGTGGTCAATAAACAGTACGTCAAAGTGTTTCCGGCCGATGGAGTGAACTCATCAGAAGTG gATTATTTGTGGTTTAACATTGGCAGCGTGGCCTCATTTGAACACAAGTTGGAGATGGTTCAGGAGGAAATGGGCCTGGACTCCACACAGAAAGTACCCGTCCTCTACACCAGTGAAAGTGACGG GACGATGGTTTTAAGTGTTCTCCCTACGTTCCTCTTGGCTGGCTTCTTACTATTTGCAAAGCGACAGGGGCCCATAGCCGGGGCACACGGCGGCAGTTTGAAAGGAAATCCATTCAGCATGAAAGCATCTAAAGCAAAGATAATTAAagactttggaaatgtttgcTTTAAGGATGTGGCAGGCTGCGAAGAGGCCAAACTAGAGATCTTGGAGTTCgtgaattttctgaaaaaccCAAATCAGTACCGGGAGTTGGGAGCCAAGATCCCAAAG GGTGCGCTGTTATCTGGGTCCCCTGGTACTGGGAAGACGTTGCTGGCGAAGGCCACAGCAGGGGAGGCCAGTGTCCCCTTCATCACAGTTAATGGCTCCGAGTTTCAGGAAGTTTTTGCTGGGGTGGGCCCTGCAAGG ATGAGAGATGTGTTTGCCATGGCCCGCAAGATGGCCCCCTGCATTGTTTTTATCGATGAGATCGATGCGGTCGGCAGGAAAAGAGGCAGCGGGAGCTTTGGCTGGCAGAGCGAGCAGGAAAACACTCTGAACCAGCTGCTTGTGGAAATGGATG GATTCAACAGCAGCACCGACATTGTCGTGCTAGCCGGCACTAATCGAGCTGATGTCCTAGATCCGGCTCTGCTGAGACCCGGCCGCTTTGATCGACATGTATATTTGG GCCTGCCTGATATAAAAGGCAGAGCATCCATCTTCAAAGTGCATCTGAGACCTCTGAAGTTGGAGCCTTGTTTAAACCTAGAAGCTTTGTCCAGGAAGTTAGCTGCACAGACCCCGGGTTTTACAG GGGCTGAAATTGCCAATGTTTGTAATGAAGCTGCACTGAGAGCTGCACGTCATGTCAGCCAGTGCATCAGTGCTGAGCACTTTGAGCAGGCTGTGGAGAGGGTCATTGGAG GTCTGGATAAAAACACTCAGCCGTTACAGCTTCTAGAAAAGACAACCGTGGCGTATCACAGGGCTGGTCATGCCGTAGCAGGATGGTTCCTGGAGCATGCAGAACCACTGCTTAAG GTTTCCATTGCTCCTCGGGGGAGAGGTTTGGGCTATGCACAGTATTTATCTAAGGAGCTGCACCTGCTGAACCAGGACCAGCTGTTCGACAGGATGTGCATGATGTTAGGAGGACGCGTGGCCGAGCAGGTTTTTTTTCGACGAGTCAGCACCGGGTCCCAGGACGACCTCAGGAAAGTCACACAGATGGCGTACGAGCAG GTTGTTCAGTTCGGAATGAACAAGGCTGTGGGTCATGTTTCTTTTGACCTCCATCTTCAGCAAAACGCCGTCACAGAGAAGCCCTACAGTGAGTCAGCAGCGCAGCTCATAGATCAGGAGGTCCGCTCGCTTGTAGACGTCGCCTTCCAGCGAACACTTCAGCTTGTTGTCGACAAGAAGGAGATGGTGGAAAAG GTGGCGAAGCGTCTGCTAGAAAAAGAGATTCTGGACAGAACGGACATGGTGGAGCTCCTTGGGCCTCGGCCTTTTCAAGAGAACGGCTCATATGAGGAGCTTTGTGAAGCATTAGAATATGAAGAGGAAACTCCACAACCTGAAGGACTAAAGTGTGGAGAggatgaaaaacagaacaaatcgCCTTTTCACATGCTTCATTAA
- the def8 gene encoding differentially expressed in FDCP 8 homolog isoform X1: MEYDERLAHFRQTRLNPFDRGEEEEPEGGRATQQHEGSSDLFSGTKTHSSDRTMDLGLAEDHFSRPVGSFVASDIEQLKLAIEECKKLILELPEHSERQKDTVVKLIHLRLKLQELKDPEEDEPNLRVILEHRFSKEKSKSVKQTCDKCSTIIWGLIQTWYTCTGCYYRCHSKCMNQITKPCVRSKVSHQSEYELSICPEIGLDRQDYRCAECRTPISLRGVPSEARQCDYTGQYYCSTCHWNDTAIIPARVIHNWEFEPRKVCRSSMRYLTLMMPRPVLKLKEINPLLFNFVEELVEIRKLRHDILLMKPYFITCKEAMEARLLLQLQDRQHFVENDDMYSLQDLIDISTGRLSCSLTEIHTTFAKHIKLDCERCQAKGFVCELCKEGDILFPFDSHTSVCHECSAVFHRDCYYDNSTTCPRCARMTDRQQDEVEEEK; encoded by the exons ATGGAGTATGATGAGAGACTTGCACATTTCCGTCAAACTCGCCTCAATCCCTTTGATCGTGGAGAAGAGGAAGAACCTGAAGGAGGGAGGGCAACCCAGCAACATG aaGGAAGCTCTGATCTGTTTTCTGGGACCAAAACCCACAGTTCTGACCGCACCATGGACCTTGGCCTAGCTGAGGACCATTTTTCCAGACCTGTG gGTTCCTTTGTGGCTTCGGACATTGAACAGCTGAAACTGGCCATAGAAGAATGTAAGAAGCTGATCTTGGAGCTGCCGGAGCATTCAGAGAGACAAAAAGACACTGTGGTCAAACTGATCCACCTGCGACTTAAACTGCAGGAACTTAAG GACCCAGAGGAAGATGAGCCTAATCTGAGAGTCATACTGGAGCACCGCTTTTCAAAAGAGAAGAGTAAAAGTGTGAAACAGACCTGTGACAAGTGCAGTACCATCATTTGGGGTCTAATCCAGACCTGGTACACCTGCACAG gATGCTATTACCGTTGCCACAGCAAGTGTATGAACCAGATCACGAAGCCCTGCGTCCGGTCAAAGGTGAGCCACCAGTCGGAGTATGAACTAAGCATCTGCCCAGAAATAGGACTAGATCGACAAGACTACCGTTGTGCAGAATGCCGCACTCCTATCTCACTGA GAGGTGTTCCCAGCGAGGCCAGGCAATGTGATTACACAGGCCAGTATTACTGCAGCACGTGCCACTGGAACGACACGGCTATCATTCCAGCTCGGGTCATCCACAACTGGGAGTTTGAGCCGCGCAAG GTTTGTCGTTCCTCCATGCGTTACTTGACGCTCATGATGCCTCGACCTGTGCTGAAGCTGAAAGAAATCAACCCACTTTTGTTCAACTTTGTGGAGGAACTGGTTGAGATCAGG AAACTTCGCCATGATATCCTCTTGATGAAACCTTATTTCATTACCTGCAAGGAGGCGATGGAGGCtcggctgctgctgcag CTGCAGGATCGCCAGCACTTTGTTGAAAACGACGACATGTACTCACTACAGGATTTGATCGACATCTCCACTGGGAGGCTGAGCTGCTCCCTCACTGAGATCCACACAACATTTGCCAAGCACATCAAGCTGGACTGCGAG CGTTGTCAGGCCAAAGGCTTTGTCTGTGAGCTTTGTAAGGAGGGAGACATCTTGTTTCCGTTTGACAGTCACACCTCAGTGTGCCACGAGTGTTCTGCCGTCTTCCACAG AGACTGCTACTATGACAACTCTACCACCTGTCCACGATGCGCTCGAATGACTGACCGCCAACAGGATGAGGTGGAAGAAGAGAAATGA
- the def8 gene encoding differentially expressed in FDCP 8 homolog isoform X2 yields the protein MFCSEVYTEGSSDLFSGTKTHSSDRTMDLGLAEDHFSRPVGSFVASDIEQLKLAIEECKKLILELPEHSERQKDTVVKLIHLRLKLQELKDPEEDEPNLRVILEHRFSKEKSKSVKQTCDKCSTIIWGLIQTWYTCTGCYYRCHSKCMNQITKPCVRSKVSHQSEYELSICPEIGLDRQDYRCAECRTPISLRGVPSEARQCDYTGQYYCSTCHWNDTAIIPARVIHNWEFEPRKVCRSSMRYLTLMMPRPVLKLKEINPLLFNFVEELVEIRKLRHDILLMKPYFITCKEAMEARLLLQLQDRQHFVENDDMYSLQDLIDISTGRLSCSLTEIHTTFAKHIKLDCERCQAKGFVCELCKEGDILFPFDSHTSVCHECSAVFHRDCYYDNSTTCPRCARMTDRQQDEVEEEK from the exons ATGTTTTGCTCTGAAGTGTACACAG aaGGAAGCTCTGATCTGTTTTCTGGGACCAAAACCCACAGTTCTGACCGCACCATGGACCTTGGCCTAGCTGAGGACCATTTTTCCAGACCTGTG gGTTCCTTTGTGGCTTCGGACATTGAACAGCTGAAACTGGCCATAGAAGAATGTAAGAAGCTGATCTTGGAGCTGCCGGAGCATTCAGAGAGACAAAAAGACACTGTGGTCAAACTGATCCACCTGCGACTTAAACTGCAGGAACTTAAG GACCCAGAGGAAGATGAGCCTAATCTGAGAGTCATACTGGAGCACCGCTTTTCAAAAGAGAAGAGTAAAAGTGTGAAACAGACCTGTGACAAGTGCAGTACCATCATTTGGGGTCTAATCCAGACCTGGTACACCTGCACAG gATGCTATTACCGTTGCCACAGCAAGTGTATGAACCAGATCACGAAGCCCTGCGTCCGGTCAAAGGTGAGCCACCAGTCGGAGTATGAACTAAGCATCTGCCCAGAAATAGGACTAGATCGACAAGACTACCGTTGTGCAGAATGCCGCACTCCTATCTCACTGA GAGGTGTTCCCAGCGAGGCCAGGCAATGTGATTACACAGGCCAGTATTACTGCAGCACGTGCCACTGGAACGACACGGCTATCATTCCAGCTCGGGTCATCCACAACTGGGAGTTTGAGCCGCGCAAG GTTTGTCGTTCCTCCATGCGTTACTTGACGCTCATGATGCCTCGACCTGTGCTGAAGCTGAAAGAAATCAACCCACTTTTGTTCAACTTTGTGGAGGAACTGGTTGAGATCAGG AAACTTCGCCATGATATCCTCTTGATGAAACCTTATTTCATTACCTGCAAGGAGGCGATGGAGGCtcggctgctgctgcag CTGCAGGATCGCCAGCACTTTGTTGAAAACGACGACATGTACTCACTACAGGATTTGATCGACATCTCCACTGGGAGGCTGAGCTGCTCCCTCACTGAGATCCACACAACATTTGCCAAGCACATCAAGCTGGACTGCGAG CGTTGTCAGGCCAAAGGCTTTGTCTGTGAGCTTTGTAAGGAGGGAGACATCTTGTTTCCGTTTGACAGTCACACCTCAGTGTGCCACGAGTGTTCTGCCGTCTTCCACAG AGACTGCTACTATGACAACTCTACCACCTGTCCACGATGCGCTCGAATGACTGACCGCCAACAGGATGAGGTGGAAGAAGAGAAATGA
- the mc1r gene encoding melanocyte-stimulating hormone receptor translates to MDFNNSSLRYLHVEFNPLTEIMDENETNSTLGERNLSSCVQIRIPQELFLALGIVSLVENILVILAIIRNRNLHSPMYYFICCLAVSDMLVSVSNVVETIFMLLNDHGLLDVHPGMLRHLDNVIDVMICSSVVSSLSFLCTIAADRYITIFYALRYHSIMTTQRAVSIIAVVWLASVASSILFIVYHTDNAVIVCLVTFFCITLVFNAALYLHMFVLAHVHSRRITAFHKGRRQSTSMKGAITLTILLGVFILCWGPFFLHLILILACPTSPFCNCFFRNFNLFLILIICNSLIDPLIYAYRSQELRKTLQELVLCSWCFGM, encoded by the coding sequence ATGGATTTCAACAACAGCTCGCTGCGCTATCTCCACGTGGAGTTCAACCCGCTGACTGAAATCATGGACGAGAACGAAACGAACTCCACGCTCGGTGAGCGGAACTTGTCGAGCTGCGTCCAGATCCGGATCCCGCAGGAGCTTTTCCTGGCGCTGGGCATCGTCAGCCTGGTGGAGAACATCCTGGTGATCCTGGCGATCATCAGGAACCGCAACCTGCACTCGCCCATGTACTACTTCATCTGCTGCCTGGCCGTGTCCGACATGCTGGTGAGCGTCAGCAACGTGGTGGAAACCATCTTCATGCTCCTGAACGACCACGGCCTTCTGGACGTGCACCCGGGCATGCTGCGCCACCTGGACAACGTCATCGACGTGATGATCTGCAGCTCCGTGGTGTCCTCGCTCTCCTTCCTGTGCACCATCGCCGCGGACCGCTACATCACCATCTTCTACGCGCTGCGCTACCACAGCATCATGACCACGCAGCGCGCCGTCAGCATCATCGCGGTGGTGTGGCTGGCCAGCGTCGCCTCCAGCATCCTCTTCATCGTGTACCACACCGACAACGCCGTCATCGTGTGCCTGGTCACCTTCTTCTGCATCACCCTGGTGTTCAACGCGGCGCTCTACCTACACATGTTCGTGTTGGCCCACGTGCACTCGCGGCGCATCACCGCGTTTCACAAAGGCAGGCGCCAGTCCACCAGCATGAAGGGCGCGATCACCCTCACCATCCTGCTCGGTGTCTTCATTCTGTGCTGGGGGCCTTTCTTCCTCcacctcatcctcatcctcgcCTGCCCCACCAGTCCCTTCTGCAACTGCTTCTTCCGGAACTTTAACCTTTTCCTAATTCTGATCATCTGCAACTCCCTCATCGACCCGCTCATCTATGCCTACAGGAGCCAGGAGCTGCGCAAAACCCTGCAGGAGCTGGTCCTGTGCTCCTGGTGCTTTGGCATGTAG